Genomic window (Enterobacteriaceae bacterium 4M9):
AAGCGGGTGGCCAATGCCATGCGGCATAAACGGCCCGGTCATATCCGTCTCGACCAACGCCTCTTCACTCATGCCAGACACAATCTGGTGGCGCAGCAGCAGCTTTGCGATGCGTTGATGGAACTGCTCATGGTATTCGGTATAGCGCACACCGGCTTTCATGGTGGCAATCAGCGCCTGCTGCTCATCATTAACATCTTTAATCAGATGGGCAAAATCGCTGTCGCTGTGCGCCGCCCAGGTACGAGTCAGGTCGGCGGCATAGCCGTTATATTCCGCACCGGCATCCAGCAGGAAGCTGCGCATTTCTGACGGTGGCTGATGATCAAGGCGAGTGTAATGCAGCACAGCGGCATGTTCATTCAGCGCCACAATGTTGCTGTAAGGCACATCGGTATCGCGATGCCCTGTTGCCGTCAGGTAGGCCTGGTTAATATCGAACTCGCTCATGCCAGACAAAAATGCTTCGTGTGCAGCACGATGCCCGGCCACAGCCATCTTCTGCGCCTCGCGCATGCAGGCCAGCTCATAGTCCGTTTTATACGCACGGTAATAGTGCAGATAATCAATCACACCCTGCGGATTGATATTTTGCGCCGTAATGTCAAGCTGCAGCGCACGCTCGGCCACCGGCCCAATATAGGCGATGTTGCCACGCGCAGCTGGCAGCTGGCTGGCGATATCATCGGCTTTCGGCAGCGCAATCAGCTCCACCTCATCGGTCCAGAAGCTTTCCGGCAGCGGCTCAACGTTGTGCCAGTAATCTACCGGCAGGTAGAACCACAGCTTAGGTTTGTTAACACCGTCAACCAACAGCCAGCAGTTAGGCACCTGCGTTACCGGCACCCACGCCTTGAACTGCGGGTTAACTTTAAAAGGATAGGGATGGTCGTCGAGAAAAACATTAAACAGCTCACCCGAGTGTATAAGCAGCGCATCAAGGTTAAAACGCGCCAGCACGTCGCGGGTGCGTTCCTGCAGCGTTGCCAGATGTGCTTTGTACTGTTCAGCCAGCGAATCCATAGTCTACCCTTCTGTTTTTGCCCATAAACCTGCGCATCTTAGCACAGCCATCGTGGCGCCGATCGATTTCAACCATCCGTGATCTCTTCTGCAAATATGCAAACTTAAATTTGCATTTTTTTAACAAAAAAACCACACTCCGTTTCATCTGGTATGACCAGATCCCACTGCTGGTTTCAGGAGACTGACATGCTCTATCAAGGCGACACCCTGCACCTCAACTGGCTGGACGACGGCATTGCCGAGCTGGTCTTCGACGCGCCTGGTTCGGTAAACAAACTCGATACCGCCACGGTCGCAAGCTTGTCCCAGGCACTCGACGTGCTTGAAAAACAAACCAACCTGCGCGGGCTTCTGCTGCGCTCGACCAAAGCTGCGTTCATTGTTGGTGCAGATATCACTGAATTCCTCGGGCTGTTCCAGGTACCTGCGGCACAGCTCTCAGAATGGCTACACTTTGCCAACGGCGTATTCAGCCGCCTGGAAGATTTACCGGTGCCAACGCTTTCTGCCGTTAATGGCTACGCGCTGGGCGGCGGTTGCGAGTGCGTGCTGGCCACTGATTATCGTATTGCCACACCTGATGCCCGCATCGGCCTGCCGGAAACCAAACTGGGTATCATGCCTGGCTTTGGCGGTTCGGTTCGCCTGCCGCGCCTGCTGGGCGCCGACAGCGCGCTGGAAATCATTGCGGCCGGTAAAGATGTGGATGCCAAAGACGCCTTAAAACGCGGCCTGGTTGATGCCATTGTCGCGCCAGAGGCCTTACAGGAGGCGGCACTGAGCGTCTTGCGCCAGGCCATTGACGGCAGTCTCGACTGGCAGGCAAAACGCGCACCGAAATACCAGCCGTTGAAGCTGAGTAAAATTGAAGCCGCCATGAGCTTTAGCACCGCAAAAGCAATGGTGATGCAGGTAGCTGGCAAACACTATCCGGCACCCATCACTGCGGTGAAAACCATTGAAGCTGCCGCCCGCCTTGGGCGTGATGAAGCACTGGTTCTTGAGAATAAAAGCTTCGTGCCGCTGGCCCATTCCGATGAAGCGCGCGCGCTGGTTGGCATCTTCCTTAACGATCAATATCTGAAAGGGCTTGCCAAAAAGCTGACCCGGGATGTCGAGCCACCGCGCCAGGCCGCGGTACTCGGTGCCGGCATTATGGGTGGCGGTATCGCCTACCAGAGCGCCTGGAAAGGTGTGCCGGTGCTGATGAAAGACATCAACGATAAAGCGCTGGAGCTTGGTATGCGCGAAGCGAGCAAGTTGCTCAATAAGCAGCTCGAGCGCGGCAAAATCGACGGACTGAAGCTCGCTGGCGTCATCTCCACCATTCACCCGACGCTGGATTACAGCGGTTTTGAGCGCGTGGACGCCGTAGTCGAAGCTGTCGTGGAAAACCCGAAGGTGAAAAAGGCCGTGCTGGCGGAGCTTGAAGGTAAAGTCAGGCCAGATGCGATTATCGCCTCCAACACCTCCACTATTCCTATTAACGAGCTGGCAAGCGTGCTGCAACGTCCGGAAAACTTCTGCGGCATGCACTTTTTCAACCCGGTGCACCGTATGCCGCTGGTTGAGATTATTCGCGGTGAAAAAACCGCCGAATCCACCATCGCGCGCATTGTTGCCTGGGCCAGCAAAATGGGCAAAACCCCGATTGTGGTGAACGACTGCCCGGGGTTCTTCGTTAACCGCGTTCTGTTCCCTTACTTTGCAGGCTTCGGACAGCTGCTGCGCGACGGTGCAGATTTCCGCCAGGTCGACAAAGTGATGGAGAAAAAATTTGGCTGGCCTATGGGCCCGGCACAGTTACTGGACGTAGTCGGTATTGATACCGCGCACCATGCACAAGCCGTCATGGCCGCAGGTTTCCCGCAGCGTATGGCCAAAGATTACCGTGACGCGGTCGACGCCATGTTTGATGCTGGCCGTTACGGTCAGAAAAATGGCAAAGGCTTCTGGCGTTATGAAGAAGACAAAAAAGGCAAACCACGTCGTGTAGAAGACGACGCGACCGATGCGCTGCTGGCGGATATCGCACAGCCGCGTAAATCCTTCAGCGATGAAGAAATCATTGCCCGCATGATGATTCCAATGGTCAACGAAGTGGTACGTTGCCTGGAAGAAGGCATCATTGCCAGCCCCGCAGAAGCCGATATGGCGCTGGTCTATGGCCTTGGTTTCCCGCCCTTCCACGGCGGCGTTTTCCGCTGGCTGGACACGCTGGGCAGCGCGCGCTTCCTCGACATGGCCCAGCAGTATCAGCACCTCGGCGCATTGTATGAAGTGACCGACGGGCTGCGTAATAAAGCGCAGCACCACGATAGCTACTATCCCCCCGTCGCTGCGGCAAAGCCGGTCAGCGCCGCGAAATACGCCTGAGGAGTGAGATATGGAAAAGGTTGTCATTGTTGACGCAATCCGCACGCCGATGGGCCGCTCAAAAGAAGGTGCGTTCCGTAACGTACGTGCAGAAGATCTCTCGGCTCACCTGATGCGCGGCCTGCTGGCGCGCAACCCGGCGCTGGAAGAGCACACGCTGGATGACATTTACTGGGGCTGTGTGCAACAAACGCTGGAGCAGGGTTTTAACATTGCCCGCAACGCCGCACTGCTGGCCGAAATCCCGGTGACGGTGCCTGCCGTTACCGTTAACCGCCTGTGTGGCTCCTCCATGCAGGCGCTGCACGATGCCAGCCGCATGATTATGACGGGTGATGCCCATGCCTGCCTGGTCGGTGGCGTTGAGCATATGGGCCATGTTCCCATGAGTCACGGCGTGGATTTTCATCCGGGGCTTGGGCGCACGGTTGCTAAAGCGGCAGGCATGATGGGGCTGACAGCAGAAATGCTGGCACGTATGCACGACATCAGCCGTGACATGCAGGATGCCTTCGCGGTGCGCTCACATCAGCGTGCCTGGGCTGCCACGCAGGCCGGTCGTTTTCGCGATGAAATTCTGCCAACCTCCGGTCACGACGCAGCCGGTGTGCTCAAATCATTCAATTACGACGAAGTCATTCGCCCGGAAACCAGTCTTGAAAGCCTGGCGGCACTCAGGCCTGCCTTTGATCCGGTTAACGGCACCGTGACGGCGGGGACATCGTCCGCGCTTTCCGATGGTGCAGCGGCACTGCTGGTGATGAGCGAATCGCGTGCTAAATCCCTGGGCCTGACGCCGAAAGCACGCGTGCGTTCTATGGCTGTTGCTGGCTGCGACCCATCAACCATGGGCTACGGTCCGGTGCCTGCCTCAAAACTGGCGCTGAAAAAAGCCGGACTGAGCGTGGATGACATTGACCTGTTTGAGATGAACGAAGCCTTCGCTGCACAGATCCTGCCGTGCATTAAAGATCTGGGGCTGATGGATAAGATCGATGAGAAAATAAACCTGAACGGCGGTGCTATTGCACTGGGTCACCCGCTTGGCTGCTCAGGTGCACGTATTACCACCACACTTCTTAATCAGATGGCACGCCAGGACGCTCAGTTCGGGCTGGCGACAATGTGTATCGGATTAGGTCAGGGGATTGCCACAGTGTTTGAGCGCGTCTGATGCGCGCATTGTGCAAAAGTTAGTTGTCGTTTTTCCCGCCTCAGTGAGGCGGGTTTTTTATGTCTGAATCAGATAAAGGCAAAAGCGTCGCCGAACATGCGGTCTTCGCGCGCGCTGCGTTCATTGCAAAACAAATCGCGGGCGATTTTTGCCATTTCAAAACGACCAGCAATGTAGATATCACACTCGGCAAGCGAACCGTAATCCTGCATCACGGCAGTCAACACCGTGCCAGTGCGCCCGCGCCAGCCTTCTTCCGGCTGCTCCACCACCGCCTCAATACGCAGCCCCGGATGCTTAACCGACAGCGATTCCAGCTCTGCCAGGTCATAAAGATGTTTACTCTCACGTCCGCCCCAGTACAGGGCGATTTCACGCTGTGGATTACGCTCCAGCGCACTTAACAAAATAGAGCGCACATACGAGAAGCCCGTGCCACCGGCAATCAGCACCAGCGGGCGCTCTTCGTCATCGCGCAGCCACGCATCGCCATGAGGAATATCGACCTCGATAGTCTGGCGTTGCAGTATTCTGTCCATCACCGCCATCGCGTACAGGTTAAGCTCAGACGCGCCGATATGAAGTTCAATAAACTGGTGCTCTGATGGCGTGGAAGCCATTGAGAACGGACGCTTATCACGCTCATCCATCACTACCATCAGGTACTGGCCCGCGCGAAAGGACACATCACTTTCAGGCTCCAGGCGGACCCGATAAACAGTATCAGTAATCGCATCCACCGATGTCACTTTACAGCTTAAGATTGTCATGCGTTCCCTCTGGTCGGGTCGTCAAAATAACATCAACGGCAGGGCGGCCCGCCCTGCTATCGTTACTTAAAAATAGCCAGTTCTTCCCAGATAGCGTCAACGCGCTCAATGACCTGAGGATCTTTTTTAATCGGACGGCCCCATTCGCGGTCCGTCTCTCCTGGCCATTTGTTGGTCGCATCCATTCCCATTTTCGACCCCAGCCCGGAAACCGGTGAGGCGAAATCGAGATAATCAATGGGCGTGTTTTCGACCAACACGGTATCACGCGCCGGGTCCATGCGCGTGGTGATTGCCCAGATTACATCGTTCCAGTCACGCGCATTCACGTCATCGTCACAGACAATGACAAACTTGGTGTACATAAACTGGCGCAGGAAAGACCACACGCCCATCATTACGCGTTTGGCGTGGCCCGCATACTGCTTTTTCATCGTGACGACGGCCAGGCGGTATGAACACCCTTCCGGCGGCAGATAGAAATCGACAATCTCCGGGAACTGCTTTTGCAAAATGGGCACGAAGACCTCATTGAGCGCCACGCCGAGCACCGCTGGTTCATCTGGCGGCCTGCCGGTATAAGTGGAGTGATAGATTGCGTCTTCGCGCCTTGTTACGTGCGTTACGGTAAAGACCGGGAAATTATCCACTTCATTGTAGTAACCGGTATGGTCGCCGTATGGCCCTTCCGGTGCCATCTCGCCTGGCTCAATGTAGCCTTCAAGGATGATTTCCGCACTGGCGGGCACTTCCAGATCGTTAGACAGGCACTTCACCACTTCGCTTTTGGTGCCGCGCAGCAATCCGGCAAAGGCGTATTCAGAAAGCGTATCCGGCACCGGCGTTACCGCACCGAGAATGGTCGCCGGATCAGCACCCAGCGCCACTGACACCGGGAAGCGTTCACCCGGATGTGCCGTGCACCACTCCTGAAAATCCAGCGCGCCGCCCCGGTGTGACAGCCAGCGCATAATCAGCTTGTTTTTCCCCAGCAACTGCTGGCGATAAATGCCCAGATTCTGGCGCTCTTTGTGCGGCCCACGCGTAACGACCAGCCCCCAGGTAATCAGCGGCGCGGCGTCTTCCGGCCAGCACTGCATGATGGGAATCTGGGTTAAATCAACGTCAGCGCCAGTTTGCACTTTTTCCTGACAAGGGGCGCTGCGCAACCGCTTCGTTGGCATGTTCAGCACCTGCTTGTACTGCGGCAGTTTGTCAAAAAGATCGCGAAAACCTTTTGGCGGTTCGGGCTCTTTCAGGAAGGCTAACAGCTTGCCCACTTCACGCAGCGAAGAGACATCGTCCTGCCCCATACCCATCGCCACGCGCTTTGGCGTACCAAACAGGTTGCACAACACAGGCATCTTGTAACCAACGGGGTTTTCAAACAGCAGCGCTGGCCCGCCCGCGCGCAGCGTGCGGTCAGCAATCTCTGTCATTTCCAGGTGCGGGTCTACGGGCAGCGTTATACGTTTGAGTTCGCCCTGCTGCTCCAGCAGCGTAAGAAATTCGCGTAAATCGTGATATTTCATAAGTGATGTCAGACTTCCGGTTGAACGCGTCATTATACGAGCTTCGACGCAAAGTCGCTGTAGTTTTGTTAAATTGTCGTGAATTGTTAGCTGCGCTGGCGCGCAGCGGCCATAATACAAGACGAAACTGTCACTCTGTGGGGCATTTTGCT
Coding sequences:
- the pepQ gene encoding Xaa-Pro dipeptidase; its protein translation is MDSLAEQYKAHLATLQERTRDVLARFNLDALLIHSGELFNVFLDDHPYPFKVNPQFKAWVPVTQVPNCWLLVDGVNKPKLWFYLPVDYWHNVEPLPESFWTDEVELIALPKADDIASQLPAARGNIAYIGPVAERALQLDITAQNINPQGVIDYLHYYRAYKTDYELACMREAQKMAVAGHRAAHEAFLSGMSEFDINQAYLTATGHRDTDVPYSNIVALNEHAAVLHYTRLDHQPPSEMRSFLLDAGAEYNGYAADLTRTWAAHSDSDFAHLIKDVNDEQQALIATMKAGVRYTEYHEQFHQRIAKLLLRHQIVSGMSEEALVETDMTGPFMPHGIGHPLGLQVHDVAGFMQDDRGTHLAAPAKYPYLRCTRMMEPGMVLTIEPGIYFIESLLKPWREGQYSTHFNWQKIDALKPYGGIRIEDNVVIHEKGVENMTRDLKLA
- the fadB gene encoding fatty acid oxidation complex subunit alpha FadB → MLYQGDTLHLNWLDDGIAELVFDAPGSVNKLDTATVASLSQALDVLEKQTNLRGLLLRSTKAAFIVGADITEFLGLFQVPAAQLSEWLHFANGVFSRLEDLPVPTLSAVNGYALGGGCECVLATDYRIATPDARIGLPETKLGIMPGFGGSVRLPRLLGADSALEIIAAGKDVDAKDALKRGLVDAIVAPEALQEAALSVLRQAIDGSLDWQAKRAPKYQPLKLSKIEAAMSFSTAKAMVMQVAGKHYPAPITAVKTIEAAARLGRDEALVLENKSFVPLAHSDEARALVGIFLNDQYLKGLAKKLTRDVEPPRQAAVLGAGIMGGGIAYQSAWKGVPVLMKDINDKALELGMREASKLLNKQLERGKIDGLKLAGVISTIHPTLDYSGFERVDAVVEAVVENPKVKKAVLAELEGKVRPDAIIASNTSTIPINELASVLQRPENFCGMHFFNPVHRMPLVEIIRGEKTAESTIARIVAWASKMGKTPIVVNDCPGFFVNRVLFPYFAGFGQLLRDGADFRQVDKVMEKKFGWPMGPAQLLDVVGIDTAHHAQAVMAAGFPQRMAKDYRDAVDAMFDAGRYGQKNGKGFWRYEEDKKGKPRRVEDDATDALLADIAQPRKSFSDEEIIARMMIPMVNEVVRCLEEGIIASPAEADMALVYGLGFPPFHGGVFRWLDTLGSARFLDMAQQYQHLGALYEVTDGLRNKAQHHDSYYPPVAAAKPVSAAKYA
- the fadA gene encoding acetyl-CoA C-acyltransferase FadA, coding for MEKVVIVDAIRTPMGRSKEGAFRNVRAEDLSAHLMRGLLARNPALEEHTLDDIYWGCVQQTLEQGFNIARNAALLAEIPVTVPAVTVNRLCGSSMQALHDASRMIMTGDAHACLVGGVEHMGHVPMSHGVDFHPGLGRTVAKAAGMMGLTAEMLARMHDISRDMQDAFAVRSHQRAWAATQAGRFRDEILPTSGHDAAGVLKSFNYDEVIRPETSLESLAALRPAFDPVNGTVTAGTSSALSDGAAALLVMSESRAKSLGLTPKARVRSMAVAGCDPSTMGYGPVPASKLALKKAGLSVDDIDLFEMNEAFAAQILPCIKDLGLMDKIDEKINLNGGAIALGHPLGCSGARITTTLLNQMARQDAQFGLATMCIGLGQGIATVFERV
- the fre gene encoding NAD(P)H-flavin reductase, with product MTILSCKVTSVDAITDTVYRVRLEPESDVSFRAGQYLMVVMDERDKRPFSMASTPSEHQFIELHIGASELNLYAMAVMDRILQRQTIEVDIPHGDAWLRDDEERPLVLIAGGTGFSYVRSILLSALERNPQREIALYWGGRESKHLYDLAELESLSVKHPGLRIEAVVEQPEEGWRGRTGTVLTAVMQDYGSLAECDIYIAGRFEMAKIARDLFCNERSAREDRMFGDAFAFI
- the ubiD gene encoding 4-hydroxy-3-polyprenylbenzoate decarboxylase: MKYHDLREFLTLLEQQGELKRITLPVDPHLEMTEIADRTLRAGGPALLFENPVGYKMPVLCNLFGTPKRVAMGMGQDDVSSLREVGKLLAFLKEPEPPKGFRDLFDKLPQYKQVLNMPTKRLRSAPCQEKVQTGADVDLTQIPIMQCWPEDAAPLITWGLVVTRGPHKERQNLGIYRQQLLGKNKLIMRWLSHRGGALDFQEWCTAHPGERFPVSVALGADPATILGAVTPVPDTLSEYAFAGLLRGTKSEVVKCLSNDLEVPASAEIILEGYIEPGEMAPEGPYGDHTGYYNEVDNFPVFTVTHVTRREDAIYHSTYTGRPPDEPAVLGVALNEVFVPILQKQFPEIVDFYLPPEGCSYRLAVVTMKKQYAGHAKRVMMGVWSFLRQFMYTKFVIVCDDDVNARDWNDVIWAITTRMDPARDTVLVENTPIDYLDFASPVSGLGSKMGMDATNKWPGETDREWGRPIKKDPQVIERVDAIWEELAIFK